A single region of the Microbulbifer sp. MKSA007 genome encodes:
- a CDS encoding YnfA family protein has translation MFEIKTIALFLATALAEIIGCYTAYLWLKQDKSIWLLVPGGISLAIFAWLLTLHPAPAGRVYAAYGGIYIFSSIMWLWLVNGVKPTVWDVSGAAVAMLGMAIIMFSPRQMIN, from the coding sequence CTGTTTGAAATAAAAACTATAGCTTTGTTCCTGGCTACGGCGCTTGCAGAGATAATAGGCTGCTACACGGCTTACTTGTGGTTAAAGCAGGACAAGAGTATTTGGCTTCTAGTACCTGGCGGTATAAGTTTGGCGATATTTGCTTGGTTATTGACGTTGCATCCGGCTCCAGCGGGCCGGGTGTATGCCGCCTATGGGGGAATTTATATTTTTTCCTCAATAATGTGGTTATGGCTGGTTAACGGTGTTAAACCCACTGTTTGGGATGTGAGTGGTGCCGCTGTAGCAATGCTGGGTATGGCTATCATTATGTTTTCACCGAGGCAGATGATCAATTAG